From the genome of Candidatus Angelobacter sp.:
ACCGGCTGTCACTCTCGGATGAGCAAACGATTCACGCGACCGTGGGACGCATGCGTCAGGTGCGACCGTTGGACGTATTCATCTACGCCTGTGTGTTCGTGTTGCTCTTCGAGCTGGCCGGGACAGTGGCCTTGTTCACACAGATGTCGCAGGCGCAACCCGAGACGAATCACTGGCGGACGCTGTGGGAAGCCGTGTTCCACTCGGTGAGCGCGTTCTGCAACGCCGGCATCTCGATTTACCCGGAAGGCATGGCTCGCTGGCGGGCGTATCCCGCCGTGCTGGGAGTCGTATCAGCGCTCGTCATCGCGGGCGGCATCGGACTGATGACGTTGATCAATCTGCGTTACTACTATTTTTGGCGGCGCGATCCGCGTCGACGCGGACGGCTCACCATGCAGACACGGCTCTCAATCCTCTCGGCAGTCGTGTTGCTGCTGGTGGGCGGCATCGTTGCCTGGGTGTTTGAATCCAACGATACCCTCAAGCACGCCACGGTGGACGAACAGGTGTCCTGGTCTTTCTTTCATTCCGCGATGTCGCGCACCGCCGGATTCAACGTCGTGGACGTGGGGCAGATGAATCCGCCCACCTTGCTGGCAACGCTGGGATTGATGTTCATCGGCGGTGCGCCCGGTTCGATGGCCGGCGGCATCAAGACCGTGACGTTCGTGGTGCTCCTGCTGACAGCGTGGTCGGCACTGCGACGACGTGACGAAGTGCAATTTTGGAGTCGTCGGCTGCGACCGAAGGTTTCCTTCGTGGCCACGATGCTGGCACTGTTCGGTATCGCGTGCGTGGTGACGGGCGTGGCGTTGTTGATGGTGTTTGAAGAAGGACACCCGGCCTCACAAACCCGTCA
Proteins encoded in this window:
- a CDS encoding potassium transporter TrkG — protein: RLSLSDEQTIHATVGRMRQVRPLDVFIYACVFVLLFELAGTVALFTQMSQAQPETNHWRTLWEAVFHSVSAFCNAGISIYPEGMARWRAYPAVLGVVSALVIAGGIGLMTLINLRYYYFWRRDPRRRGRLTMQTRLSILSAVVLLLVGGIVAWVFESNDTLKHATVDEQVSWSFFHSAMSRTAGFNVVDVGQMNPPTLLATLGLMFIGGAPGSMAGGIKTVTFVVLLLTAWSALRRRDEVQFWSRRLRPKVSFVATMLALFGIACVVTGVALLMVFEEGHPASQTRQHWLALVFEAVSAFGTVGLSTGVTPLLTAAGKVVIIALMFVGRIAPLVLGVYLARPANPLLVRQPREELSLG